From the genome of Myxococcota bacterium:
CGCCCATCCCATCGCCCGCGTCGAAGGGCTCGAGTCGGAGGCCGGCCAGGGTGGCCTGGGCCTCGCGGAGCGCCTCGACGCGCTCGGCCAACCCGCGCGCGAGGTAGCCCGCCTCGATCGCCCGGGTGTCCTTCGGATTCTCCTGGCGGGTCTCGCTGTGGGTCGCGCCGGCCTGGCTGGCCTGTTGGGAAGCGGCGAGCTCGGCGAGTCGGGCGTCGATCGCGGCCCGTACGGCGGCGAGGGTCCGCTCTTTGTCCGGAAGCTGCGGCATTTCGCGGAGCATAGGCGTCGCGCGAGATCGGATCCCTATGGTCCCAGCGGAACCCTCCCGGGGCGTCCGCGACTCTCGCCTCAGCTCTCCCTGGCCCGAGGCCGATACGTTCGCGGTGCACGCTTCTTCCAGGGACGCACAGCTGCCGACCGAGGTGGGACTCATCTCGGGAGACATGGAGCTCGTGCAGGAATGCGCCGAGGCGCTTTCTCACGCGGGCTTCGGCGTCACGCCGATCGATCCCGACGACGTGTCGCGGGTGTCGCGGCCGCCCACCTTGCTCGTGCTCGACCATCGCCGCGCCGAGGAATCCTGGGAGAAACGGCTCCGCGCGCTGCGCGCCAACTTCGGAACGCTCCCTCCGACACTGATCCTGGTTCCCGACCGCCACGAGCCGCCCCACGGCGGTGTCGAGTTCCAGACGAGCCTCGACTTCGAGCGTCTTCCCGTCGCCTGGGACTGGGTTGCGGCCCGCCTGCGTCGGCTGCAGACCACCGGCATCACGCCCGGTGGTCCCGAACTCGAGCAGCTCCGCCGCGTCGGATGGTTCGACGCGCTGACCGGGCTCGCCACCCGGCATCATTTCATCGAGGAGCTGGGCAACCTCTGCTCCGACGATCGCCACGTGGCGCTTCTGTTGATCGACGTCGACGCGTTCAAACGCGTCAACGATCGCTACGGACCCTGGAATGGCGACCTGCTGCTCCAGGAGATCGGGAACCGGCTGCGCGCCGCCGTGCGCTCCTCGCCCGAGATTCCCGCGATCACGACGGATACGAACCGTCCGGTGCTCGGACGCCTGAATGGCGACGAGTTCACGATCGCGGTCCCCGACATCGAGTTGCCGGCAGCCCAGCGGGTGGCCGACGAGGTGGCCCATTGCTTCGACACCCCCTTCGAGGTGGACGGGGTCGAGCTGCGGGTGCGCGCGAGCGTCGGGATCGCCTCCTCGCCGATCCACGGCACCACGCCCCAGGAGCTGGTGCACAGCGCCGACCTGGCGATGCAGGGGGCGCGTCGCTGCCGCGACGGCCAGCCCTTCGTGTACAAGGGAGAGGTCGGCGAGGCGGCGGAGCGCCGCGCCCTGATCGAAGAAGGGCTGCCCCGCGCTCTCGAAGCCGGTGAGTTCCAGCTCTGCTACCAGCCTCGTCTGCATCTACGCAGCATGCGCATCCGCGGAGCCGAGGCGCTGATCCGCTGGACCCATGCGGAACTCGGGCCCATTTCGCCCGGCGAGTTCATCCCGATCGCCGAGGAGACCGACCAGATCTTCGACCTCGGGGGCTGGGTCCTCGAACGGGTGTGTGGTGACATCGCCGAGGGGATCCTGGGCGCGGACAACCTCACCGTATCGCTGAACGTGTCGTCCCGGCAGTTCGAGCGTCCGAACCTCGCGCGCGAGTTCCTGGACGCCATCGAAGCCAGCGGTGTCGACCCCGCGCGCATCGAGTTCGAAGTGACCGAGAGCGTCGCGCTGCGCCGCGTCGAAGAGGCCACCCGCATCCTCGAAGAGCTGCAGGCAGCGGGCTGCCATGTGGCCCTCGACGATTTCGGAACCGGCTACTCCTCGCTGCAGACCCTGCTCGAGCTCCCGCTCGACACCCTGAAGCTCGATCGCTCGGTGGTGGGCGGGATGGCCGCCGATGAGGACAAGCTCAGCGTCGTGCGCGCCATGGTCTTGATGGCCCACAGCGTCGGCCTGCGCGTGGTGGCCGAAGGCGTGTCCGAGGACGTCCTGATTCCGCTGCTCGGCCAGCTCGGTTGCGACGAGGCCCAGGGATTCGCGATCGCCCACCCGATGCCCGCGAAGAAGCTCGCGGATCGACTGCGGAGGCAGGCGCTGTGAGCGATCCCAACGACACCCGACACGTCGATGCCCTGAACGAGGAGGCTTCTCAGCCGCTCTTCGGTCCGGACACGCGACTGGTGGTCTCTCAGTGGGACGTCGGGGAGGAGCAGCTGACCTCCATCGGCACGGGAACGCTCGCCTCCCCGCTGGCCGTCGGACAGCCGCTGCGGCTGCGGATTCGTCGCCAGCGCGGTCTCGAGACGAGCGACGTGCGCTCGCTGGTCTACCTCTCGGAGCGGGACCTGGCCGTCGTGACCGAGGCGACGGTCTACGTCGTGAGCCATCTGGATCGAGACGCCGGCGTCGATCTCGTGGCAGAGCTCCGCGCACGCTTGACCGACGAGTCGCTGTTTCCGGCCGAGGACAGCGCCGGCTTGACCGACTACGTGCGACTCGACACCCGTGAGGGCGAACGCGAGCGCGCCCTCGGCAAGGTGCGGATTCGCGTGCAGCGTGGAGATACGCCGCAGCAGGACGTCGGCGTGGGTGAACTCCTCTCGGACGTCGCGGTGGGGGCCCCGGTGCGCTTCACCACCGAGGACGGCGCCGTCCGCGTGACCAGCGACATCGTGTCCGTGCGCTGGCGTTCCGAAGAGTCGATCGAGGTGGAGACCGCGAACTCGCGCTACCTCTTCGAGGCGATCGAGTAGGCATCCGCGCCGCGCGATGCCTCGCCCCGGAGGTTCGCGTGCTGACCGATTCGGACCGACGCGCCTGCTACGACCTCGCGCTGCACTACGCCCGAGCCGTCGATCGACGCGTCTACGCCGCGCTCTTGCCGCTGCTGGCCCCGGACGCCCTGATCGCCGTGCACCCGGGGGATCCGAGCGAGGTCGCGCCCGACGCGGAGATGCGCGGCCATGCAGAAGTCCTCGCTGCGATGCCGCGAATCGAGGCCTATCGGGCCACCTTCCACCTGGTCGGAAATCAGACCCTCGAGGCCGACGGCGAGGGGCGCGCGCGGGGTGAGACCTATTGCACCGCGCACCACATCTACGCGCGCGATGGACGCGACCGCGATCGGACGATGCACATTCGCTATCAGGATCGCTTCGCGCGCGCCGAGAGCGGTTGGGTGTTCAGCGAGCGCCGGCTCTGGGTGGTCTTTACGTCCGACCGACCCCTCGAGGAAGGCGCGCCGAGCTGAGCGGGCGCTGGCCCCGGGCCGCGTCCGGAACGCGCAGTGTCGCGCGCTCCGGACGCGGTCTAGAGCAGGCCGGTGACGTCGGCCTCGATGTCTTCGGGCGCGACCGGCGGCGCGTAGCGCTTCACCACCTGGCCTTCGCCGTTGACGAGGAACTTGGTGAAGTTCCAGGCGATGTCCTCGTTGCCTTCCTCGTCCGGGTTTCCCGCTTTGAGGAACTGGTAGAGATCAGAGGCGCCTGGCCCGTTGACCTCGATCTTCGCGAACATCGGAAACGACGCATCGTACTTCGAGCGCGCGAACTCGAGGATTTCCTCGTTGCTCCCGGGCTCCTGGGCGCCGAACTGGTTGCAGGGGAACGCCAGAACGCTGAAGCCCTGGCCCTTGTGAGTCTCGTGAAGGGTACGCAGACCTGCGTACTGGTTCGTGAGTCCTCACTGACTCGCGACGTTGACGACCAGACACACCTTGCCGGCGTAGTCCGAGAGCGCCACGTCTTCGCCCGTGATGGACGACATCTGGAAATCGTGCAGGCTTGCCATGCGGATCCTCCTCGGGCGCAGCATACGCGATCCCTGCGCCCGAGGGGGGCGCACCCGGGCACCCCCGCCCGCTAGAATGCCCGCGAGGGAGAACGGTGGAACTCAAGGACAAGATCGTCGTGGTGACCGGGGCTGCCAGCGGCATCGGGAAGGCGTTGGCTGCGCGCTTCGTCCAGGAAGGGGCGCGTCAGGTCGTCGCCGTGGACTTGAACGAGGTGGGCGCGCGGGGAACGGCCGAGGCCTTCGGCTGTGTCTCGATGGGCGCAGACGTGTCGCGCGAGGCCGACGTGCAGCGGGTGATCGAGCGTACCGAGGACGAGATCGGCCCGATCGATCTGTTCTGCTCCAACGCCGGCATCGGCGCCGCT
Proteins encoded in this window:
- a CDS encoding GreA/GreB family elongation factor; this encodes MPQLPDKERTLAAVRAAIDARLAELAASQQASQAGATHSETRQENPKDTRAIEAGYLARGLAERVEALREAQATLAGLRLEPFDAGDGMGVNQLAALEADDGDERLVFLLPAGGGIEVNVDDETVSVLTPQAPLGRALLGCAPGEEVDVKTPRAAHHYRVIAIA
- a CDS encoding bifunctional diguanylate cyclase/phosphodiesterase; its protein translation is MHASSRDAQLPTEVGLISGDMELVQECAEALSHAGFGVTPIDPDDVSRVSRPPTLLVLDHRRAEESWEKRLRALRANFGTLPPTLILVPDRHEPPHGGVEFQTSLDFERLPVAWDWVAARLRRLQTTGITPGGPELEQLRRVGWFDALTGLATRHHFIEELGNLCSDDRHVALLLIDVDAFKRVNDRYGPWNGDLLLQEIGNRLRAAVRSSPEIPAITTDTNRPVLGRLNGDEFTIAVPDIELPAAQRVADEVAHCFDTPFEVDGVELRVRASVGIASSPIHGTTPQELVHSADLAMQGARRCRDGQPFVYKGEVGEAAERRALIEEGLPRALEAGEFQLCYQPRLHLRSMRIRGAEALIRWTHAELGPISPGEFIPIAEETDQIFDLGGWVLERVCGDIAEGILGADNLTVSLNVSSRQFERPNLAREFLDAIEASGVDPARIEFEVTESVALRRVEEATRILEELQAAGCHVALDDFGTGYSSLQTLLELPLDTLKLDRSVVGGMAADEDKLSVVRAMVLMAHSVGLRVVAEGVSEDVLIPLLGQLGCDEAQGFAIAHPMPAKKLADRLRRQAL
- a CDS encoding nuclear transport factor 2 family protein; this translates as MLTDSDRRACYDLALHYARAVDRRVYAALLPLLAPDALIAVHPGDPSEVAPDAEMRGHAEVLAAMPRIEAYRATFHLVGNQTLEADGEGRARGETYCTAHHIYARDGRDRDRTMHIRYQDRFARAESGWVFSERRLWVVFTSDRPLEEGAPS
- a CDS encoding glutathione peroxidase; this translates as MASLHDFQMSSITGEDVALSDYAGKVCLVVNVASQUGLTNQYAGLRTLHETHKGQGFSVLAFPCNQFGAQEPGSNEEILEFARSKYDASFPMFAKIEVNGPGASDLYQFLKAGNPDEEGNEDIAWNFTKFLVNGEGQVVKRYAPPVAPEDIEADVTGLL